The nucleotide sequence CAAGCTGTTGGCCCCTCTAGCGCCGGCCATTCCTTCTCGGATGTCATTGCCGCTGCCAAGTGACTCCGTCCAAGGGGACGGCGCGCCTCCCACACGTTCAGGTTGCGGTGATTGGCGTGTCTGCTTCGTTCGGGATGCAACGCACGGTGTTCCAGTGTGCGGCGTGCCCGCGCGTCCTAGGGATCTTCTGGATGGATGGCACCTTGTATCGGCGCGTCGCTCGTTGCCTCGCGTGCCCTGTTGTgactctgcatccatagctcggCCAGCTCCCCCGGCATGGCTGAGAGACTGTTGCTTTCGGTGCCTCTCCAAGGGTCACCGTGCTCATGAGTGCAGGGACCCATTCCGGTGCATGGGATGCCTTCAATTTGGCCACAAAGTGTGTTTCTGTCGTGCACAGCACTGCACCGACCGGACTACGACACTGCGACATGCTGCTCCACCATCCACCCCAGCGCATGTGTCAAATGTCGATGCAACACCAGTTGATGTGGCATTGTAGCCCGTCCTTGTGGAGCAGACTGGGCTATTCCGCGCTGAGCTTCTCGACTGCATTGCGCGAGTTGGGAGTGTTTTGGCAAGTGCATAGGCCTCTCTCGCCAAGCTCCAGGATGTGCCCGTTGTGTCCTTGTTGCCCAAGATCCACGATGGTTCTGCCAATGGGGAAGCAGGCATGTATGGAGATCTCTCCCCTCGTGCTACATCCTGCCTGTCATCGCTGCATGTCGTGTCGATTACTTTTGAGAGTGAAACCGTTGTTGAGGTCGTTACTTCGGTGCTGCAGATTATGCCTGAGCTGCAGAAGCTTTATGAGGAGCCCACCTCGCCTATTTTGATGATGCTTCCTAAGGAGATGGAGTTGCTTGGAGGGGCCTTGGCGATGTCGACTGCGACCTCACCACCGTCGTTGGAGCCCAGTCACTTGATCACCTTTGTGGACTGTGGGGGTTTGGATGCTGCTATTGTTGTTCCACCTGTGACTGTTGGCCAGGTGGCATCTGTGGGTGCCGAGGTTGATGAGGTGTGTGCTTTGGCACCTAATTCTGAAGTGTTGAAGACCATCAGATCGCCCATCTTTGACCGTGAAAGTATGATGGCACGTATTGATGAGGTGGTCTTCGCGAAAAAGCTTTGCCGCTTGCTCGCTGGTTTGGAGGCAGCTAGCTCGGGGTCTGGCAAGGCGATTGCCGGCCTCCTAGCGGAGGAGGCTTCTACGGGAAAAATCAAGAAGGTGAAGAAGGCTCTCAGGAGCATAGGCAAAAAGAGTGGCACCATTGGTAAGGCGTCCGCGGCTGCTTAATGGATGATACTCAGTCTCTCCGATCACCATCTCCGATTGGCTCGTCTCCGTGGATTGGCTGGTGTCCGTTGTATTCAACCTTAGTTTCGTTGGGAGTTTCATTGCGACGTAGAAGTGCGACGGATCATGGTTGTTGTGTGTTATGTATGTTTATCGGGTTGATCGGGGGGTCATCGAGTTTCCTTATTAGCGAATAGTCCGCATGTAGTTTATATGtatcggttttcgcccggttttccgttaattaaccgggcaattctcttcttaattaatcgataaggcaaaacttttgtcttcgttttgaaaaaaaaaataataCCACCTTGGTTAGCAAAGTAAAATAAGGAAATATGGGAGCGAGGTGGATGGACATAAAACGGACAAAATTACGATGATAAGAAAAGGGTATAGAGGTATAGATTGAGGCCATCAAATAACCAGTGCGGCCCAGCCATGTACGGGTGCGATTTCAAGAAAGGTGAAAGTTTTCTTTTCACAAAACTGCAAGCCACGGCTCGGCCACAATATGGCCAGCATGGCGCCAGATGTCAACGGACGGTTGGTTGTGGACTTTTTTCGAGGGTACGCAAattgcgtaccttagctttatagaaggagaGAAATAAGACATACAACAACGTCCATCACTCGCTGCGAACAACGAAGGCGACCAACTCCACACCCGGATCGTACAAGGACAACCAAACACAACAACACAACTACGACACAAAAAGCCTACCCAACACCGAGCCCCTCGCCGCGTCTTGGCCGACACCAAAGACCTCTGAAGAACATCAACTCCATCTTCCTTGGATTATCCAGCGACGACTGTACATGGCGCCGGAGGAGAAAGATCCAGGCAGCGGTGAACACCGAAGGAGCGCATCATGGGACCTCGAGTCTCCCAGCACAATGCTCCCAACAGAGTAACAACCTCAAAGACTGTTGCCATCATGCCGATCCTACGAAtcaaggctttcgcccggagacagCTGCCGATACGAGGTCGCGAGGAAGATGGCGTTGCACTCAACGAAGCCTCCAGGAAGGTGAATGACACCCGCAGGTGCCATCAACGCCGGTCCAGTCACAACCGAACAGGATTTTCATCCGTAGCGCTGCACATCTCCACGTCTCCAAGATCCCGGCGAGTCCCGATCAGATGCCTCGCACCGCCGTCACCGCAACAACTTGCTATCGAAGCCCCCTTCACTGCCGAGGGAACACGCCTAAAGCCATCACCTTCAACATCGACTAGGAGCCGCAGCAACCACCGAGCGGTGCAAAGCCAGTTCCGCCACGGTGGCCTTCACCCGCGACAGGGGACTGCCACCAGAATGGATCCGACCGCTTTGCAAGTTGGGGTGGCGGGATCACAGTTTGCAAGATTGTGGACTAAACCATCAACCACCTCACAAGTTTGTGGGTCTGTAGTGCTCTTCCTCttgattaatactccctccgtttcaaaatagatgactcaactttgtactaactttatacaaagttgagtcatctattttggaacggagggagtagaagagttGCAAACAACTTGTAGACAATACAGAAGGTAGCACTTGATCTAAACAAGAACATGCATGCTCACCCAGCAGAGTTACAATCAACTTGTAGATAGTACAGAAGGAAGCTCTTGATCTGAAAAACCATGCATGCTCACCGGCCaacaaaagaaacagaaaaaccAGCCATCCAGATCATTCAACATGATACAATGTTCACTTTCCAGACAGGAAAGATTGTAGAGTTCGTAACAATCTCATAGACAGGCCGAACTCAGAAAGCTTTAATTATGCAAATAGACCTACTAGGAAGGAAATAGATGACTGCATAACAAATGCGGCAAATTATTCCTTCAGAGCACCCACTTGATGGCATCAGTCGTGAAGGCATAGCGTGCACACTTGTGCTTGACCATCTGAAGGGTctgatcatcaccaacatcatgcaTCATCTCTACGCCAGTGAGCACAGCAAACTGCTGACCAGTTGATTCTGCTTCAAAGGTCTTAGCAATGACAAACTTGCCATCGCCCAGGTTGAGAAGCTCACGGCGTAATGGAATCCACGCCACTCCCTCAGGTGGGATCAGGTCTTGCCAAACTTGCTGCTCAATGGGTGTTCGCTCATGGACCATGGCAGAGAGGTCCACAGCACACAGGTTGTTGGGCCTGAAGGCTGAGAAGCCAAACCACAGGCTGAACTCAGGGATGTACTGAGCTCTGCCATTAAAGGGCAACTTCCACTGCCCGACGTGCTTCCATTCTTCCGAGTGGCTCCATCGTAGACGGTGCTTGGAGTCATGGTGTGCTGTCTGAAAGCTATATGTGCCGATGCTGCCCTCACATGATATGTAGATGGTGGAAAAGCCATAGCTGTCGACTGTGGTAGTGTAAGAGAGAACAGAGGAAGGTTTATACCCAGGTTGGTGGACAAAAGGAGGCGGTGGAAGTAGTCGCCAACGCCAGGTCGTCCTCAAGTTGCTCAGTTCACTGCACTCGGGCATGAACTCAAGGACCTCGAAGCATCGACCATCAGCCTTCCCGGGGTAACTGTCCAGGACATACAAGCTATCTTGGTCGGTACCAGGGTGCACGATAGGCAGGCACATGGGGTCTACTCCCTTAGGCTCGTGGAGGTAACCCATGGTGTTGAT is from Triticum aestivum cultivar Chinese Spring chromosome 1B, IWGSC CS RefSeq v2.1, whole genome shotgun sequence and encodes:
- the LOC123093904 gene encoding uncharacterized protein, which encodes MNRRFVNLVMHNLVEGVYSVRRINPYNHLFYPSAKAALEAADEAAKNKDYFPVMQSLQLPDPGIKFTTTPSGGGLDMFALFNPRGTSEGRIVFGNSIGEAVLYDADKQLINTMGYLHEPKGVDPMCLPIVHPGTDQDSLYVLDSYPGKADGRCFEVLEFMPECSELSNLRTTWRWRLLPPPPFVHQPGYKPSSVLSYTTTVDSYGFSTIYISCEGSIGTYSFQTAHHDSKHRLRWSHSEEWKHVGQWKLPFNGRAQYIPEFSLWFGFSAFRPNNLCAVDLSAMVHERTPIEQQVWQDLIPPEGVAWIPLRRELLNLGDGKFVIAKTFEAESTGQQFAVLTGVEMMHDVGDDQTLQMVKHKCARYAFTTDAIKWVL